The genomic stretch TAATACGAAAATCACCGAAAGTTGTCAGATACAACGCTTATAGACTTCATTCTAAATCAATGTTAACGAATCGAAGCCATTCGTTTGACTTAGAAGTAAAAGGGCCTCTCGTACTGTACTAGACACCTCTAACGAATCTGCCTCACAGGTGTTCATACGTCTTGCAGTCTTTATCAATCGATACCTTACATGGAGGACTTATACTGGTTTCGAAGCAATCATTTTATTCATGCTTCAAGTAAAATCGAACATTTGATCTCACATATTGTACGAAACTGTTGTATTCAATCAGAATTAGAAGAATTTGTATGTTAAATTGCTGAAAAACTTTTGCTATAATACTAAACACTGTCAAAAACTAATTTAATTTTAGATTCGTGACTGAATTACATGACGATTATAAACGTGACGTAAGTTGTTACAGGAGATGCATCCATTatcattgaatatttaaacCGTTATATAACGCAGTTCTATATTTTCTGTGCAGGTATTACTACGACAAGAACATAATGACGAAAGTCCACGGCAAAAGATACGCCTATAAATTTGACTACCATGGGTTAATGGCGGCATGTCAGGCCCAAGCAGGTGTGACGGTGGACCAGCCGCATCCCCATCATATTTACCCATCGGGCCCACCGcctccaccaccaccgccCCCGCCGCCTCCACACTATTGTTGGCCCTACAACGCGCGCTACAGTCCGACGATTTAAAAGTCAACCAAAACCACTAACCTTCGATGACTCAGGATCCCGATGCAGTTCCTTGGATTCCTTAATCTCGCAAGGACGTACGggaaatacttgaaaattaccataaaaaaaaaaaaacattctgtGTAGATAAATCTTGAAATTTATAGAACAGTCGCAATAGTATATATGATAactgttattaattattgtaataacattgtataatttataataaaaacaataaatgtCCTTATTCCCGAATTTACCTATATTTTACATCGACTTCAGAATGATTCCGGTAGTGTGCCTCGTTCGACGAAAAGAAGACATAATATTCCTCGAGTTTGTGTCTAATCCACTGgcagaagaaaataaaaattatttgaacgTCGACAAATTTTACGGttgatatacgtataatccACTGAACGATGTGTTGATACAATCGCAAAATtactcgaattttttttgcataaggaatcaaaatattttagcTATTCTCACCGAAAAAAGTTCAATACAGCAATTGGAAATATTCCGTTGGAAAGATGAAATCAGACTTACACAGTAAATTCTTTTTGTAAGGTTTGCaaagtaattttttaactatgttaatttcaaaaattatcggttaaccgtttttttttatgctacGTGAATCGGAAGCAGCTTGAAACTATTTCAAGAAATCTGCGTTGTTACTGGTAAGCTCATTAAAAATACTCTTCATCTGCTGCGATGactggttaaaaaaaatataactgcAGGAAAACGAAGATATCTTGTCGTATTTTCTCAGCGGTTCATCCTAAAATTTTCTGCCTCTGTTTCTACTAATAGACTGGAATAAGTGTGCGGtgaaatgtaaagaaaatttataatacgtATCTAAAATATGTTCAGTTCAAGTCAACTCAAGCGCAGATAACAGTGTGCCAAGATGTGCGTAGAACTACATCATATCTTGTATATTAAATTGAACCAAATagtattaaattatacatttagTCAGCCTGAGTGAGTCTGCAAGTGAAATCGATGGTGCAAGAACGCATTGTAgcttagaaaaataaattgatgacGCACTGTAGACGTGTTAGGTTCTAAATTTATATATTGagaaatatgtatacatatatttattacgaATAGAACAAATTTCACAATATTAACAACGCATCCGTTTTGTTTGAAGTGTTTCATCTATTTGACTGGGTAGATAGGTAGGTTTGTTTTACGAGTTCTGAGatgttgacaaattttttaagacCAATATTAAATATTCTCTTCTGCAAAAATATCGTAGAATAccgaatttttaatttgacaGAGTGTATTGTTACAGGCCAAGGTTGATTGACAACCAAATGGAGAACATGCGTAACCTTTGAATATATTGGACGATTACTTGAGTATTTATTCCTATCAGGTAGGTATGAATAGGTTCGTATTTGTTCAATAGTCAATCCTTTCTTCAATGACTGACAAAAAAGTATTACAGTTcggtaatttaattttttaactcatCTCCGTGCAATTGTATAAGCGGTTGCCAGCTTACCATCGAACTATTTAACCTCATGGGGCTGTACGGGCTATACAGCTGTAAATATCTTAAGAGGCCTGAACTTTTGTTTGTTGGTAAGAAAAACGTTACCTTGACTGGCAGTCGTATACTGAACCTCTTGAAGGCCCTCCGCCGGGAGTTAACTGAACCTGTGGTACAATGCTAATATTCAGGCTGTCACAGTaacgtttttatttcaaataaaaaatccaataAACAATCGTGACTAGAACGAATACCATATggtattaaaataattattcatcgaTCTTATTATGAAatctttttataaatttcaccctgcaaaaaattaattataaatttttactgtgCGCGTAAAATATATAGGTAAGCAAATTCCTAATGGATTTAGTAAAAGACATAAATATTATGCAAACTTTCCTATTCCATAAATGAAAATCTCGAGAATGATGCActtccgaaaaaaaatatgaaatttattcaaactgGCCCGCGGTAAGTAGTCGGAATATGGACATCGACCGCTGACATCTGATTTGAGAACGCACCAATGACGCTCATCCAATCAGTTGAAGTTTCAACAAGCTCCAAGTAGCAACTACAGCTATTTCCCTTTCCGGTTAAGAAAAGGTAAATGTAGCGCACGTCGTGTAACTGGTGATCGAATCGAGCGAATTTACGATAATCAGTGTTCcacttgtgaaaataaatcgttttGAGCAAACTAGAATCATTTTGTAATAATCTTGTGTGTATATTTCAGGTCTCCAGCGAGCTCCAACAATGTCTGATGTGGAAACGTAAGTGTCTTGCAACACGTCTAACCTCTAACAACTGTTTACACGCTAGATATTCTGATACTCCAGAAACCATAATCAAGTTGTAAATGTTATTTATGTGATGATACATTTAGGCAGGCTCCCTCTTCTGAGACGAACcctaaaatttcatttaaatatgcTGTGTAAAGCCTTCTGACAGTCCGCCGACCACATAACCTTACTTCCTACTTGCACCATACCTGAtgctaattatttttttatccatttctCTTCTCACAGCGATGATATTCCCTCCGGTGTGGCGGCTGGGGGACCCATGGACGTAAATACAGCCCTTCAAGAAGTTTTGAAGAATGCTCTTATTCACGACGGAGTTGTTCACGGACTCCATGAAGCGGCAAAAGCACTTGACAAGTATGTGTTGGATTTTATTTCTTGACATTGTATCAGTTTACTATTCTATCACTTAtaattttctataatatttACTGAAGCTATCTTCAACCTTGAGTCAATCTGATGTTGATTTATAAATCcaaatattattgttagattTTTAGTATATACTTGAAGATCTTTTGGATATGTTTTGCTTTATAAGATTAGATATTCAAGAAccgtatttaattttattatggTAAAATTTTGGGTATCTGAGTTGTAACGACACTATATATGATGAGACACAAAGGCAGGCTCCCTCTGCTGAGATGAAcccaaattttaaaaaacagtGCTGTGTAAAGCCTTACTGAATACAAAATGTATATCCATTTTGACAAAAACTCATTGATGCGGTAAAAGctttaattttcttctatAATTATTGTCAACAGGAGGCAGGCGATGCTCTGCATTCTGGCAGAAAACTGCAACGAGCCGATGTACAAAAAGCTAGTACAGGCATTGTGTAACGAGCATCAGATTCCTCTGATCAAAGTTGACAATAACAAGAAACTGGGTGAATGGGCTGGACTCTGCAAAATCGATAATGCTGGTAAAGCGCGCAAAGTTGTTGGGTGCTCCTGCGTTGTCATCAAGGTATATATAGGCATTGATGTTTAAAGTTCCATTCCAATAgattcaataaaaatgattatgtGGTAACCGAAGAATTGTTTCGAAAATCAACATTAAATGATCTTATAGTCATTTTTGTTAGTTTTTGTACCACAGTTTTGTACTCATGATGAAATTTAAAGTAGTTTATGAAAGATCTTGTTTATAGTAGAAGCCACATTTACACAATTAATCCACAAATTGAGCAAACTATTATAGTCACCTGACATCTAAAAAATACTAGAACATTCCAGTTTCGTACATTGCttagtatttttattcaagaaagCTGGTATCTCATAAATGAAATGCATTAACGTTCTCATTGCCTTATGCAAAAAAAGCCCTTGCGTGACTGCTGCTTGTTCATCTAATGCAGACATGCTTATATTCATGGTTTATATGATGATACTTTCCAAGGCAGGCTCCCTCTTCTGAGGTGAACCCAAAAACGTAAATCCTGCTGAGAAAAGCCTTTCTGACTATTCCACCCagtattgaatttattttccttattCTATTCTGAATGAAatctttttctcaaattcatgtaattaaatttttcaggattttGGAGAAGAGACGCCTGCCAGGGATGTTCTTATGGAGTACCTCAAACAAAGCTCTGTACTATAAGCTCGTTTTAATAAAACTTCCTAAACTGTAATCTCGCTCGACGCTATCTTACTTTTTATTGAAGtagttattatacatatacctaatTCAATCTTTTATCTGGCCATCCTGAAATCCGTGACTTCTCTGCATGAAAACACATCCTTAAATTTTGTCCCTTCCGTTAACGTTCTAATTGAATAACACTGAGATTcctaaataattttatattttaccgaTCCTTAAGCAAATATTCTATTAATAATTTAATGCATCTGCTAGACGTATGAGAGGAACATATAAAATAAGTTATCATAGCCCTGATAGCGAGCTAAAAGCTCAGAAAATGCGTGGTTCCgcaattaattaaaattcctTCAGACATCAGTAATGATGtgaaatttctaaattatCTAAACTGAATCTCTGCCTACAGAAACATTCGATTTGTCGTGATCCTTTTCGAAAGTTTTATAAATGTGCCAGTGTGAAATCATAGCATGATTGCAGTATTAGCTCCGAATTGTAAAAGACGATATTACAATTCAATAAAGATTTAGCGTATTTCTCAAATGTTTTCAATTGCCCTGATTGTGTATGTCGTCGCTCTACTGGTATAATATACcgtattgaattgaatgaaCGTTATCATGGAGCATTAAATGTATTGATGTTGCAGAATGCCGCAGAAGTAAAGGGTAGGGCAACACCGAAGTTTATAGCTACGACCTAAGCATAATTCGGAACGTCCAATATAACGCACATAATAAATAGGTATAATTATATAGCCTTCTGCAAACTCTTGGCAAAGCCTTGACAAAATAATTCTCAACCGGACGAAACAACCAATCCCACAATTCGGCTTCTAAAAAAGCCATAACACTGTACAACTGATACGATTAATTTACCATTTCAGTACAAATTTAATCTTTAATAAATTAATCTGCCTAGACATTGAAAAGGTCTTTGATGCTGTCTAGCACAAGGGAATAAGTTACAAACTTTACGAGTTCAACATCCCTTTTTAGATTATAAAAATCTTATAGATGTACCTAAGAGAGAATATTCGCGGTCTCAGTAAACTGTGAATCCTTAGggaatcaaaaaataatagcTCGAATACTCCAGGAGTTAATTTTAGGTCTAGTATTATTTCTCCATTACATAAATGACATTTCAGCATTAGACGAAACGCATCTAGTACTATTATGAGATGATACCACACCTCCTAGAGCAATAAATTAGAAGTCATATGCAACATGTCGAATAAATCACGAGTCAATTCCGCAAATGGAAAATGAATGTAACAGAAATCGTCGCgtttagtaaaaaaaaggtAGCTATACCAacatttaatataaataaggAGCCAATAGAATTGATGTTCAAAAATGCTTTActtcaaataatatttcatcattCTTTTGTAGCATGGTTGCAGTATTATTTCTTTCATAATCATAAAGGACATCAGAGTTCGACATAGAAAGAGCGTATTTTTCGAGTACTTTAAATTTTCTTGATTATGGAGTTCGTCGCAATGCTAGTATTATAAACTGTATTGAAGCTACGAATGCTATCCCGAAGGATCAACTTTATTGACGTTATAGAATGACGCATGTGAAAAGGATGGGTCGTTCGTAGTAcctatttaatatttataacctAAGCATAATTCAATACGCCCAATAAAACTTATAACAAATGGATTCAGTAGCTTATTTACGAGGTATGTTTCGATTGTCGAACATTTTGCAAAGATTTTTGTGGTGGCCCTGAAAAGGGCCGGTATTTGTATTATGTCGCTGACGAGCTCACTTGGAACTAGTGTATTTGGTGACGGCTTTGGTACCCTCACTCACAGCGTGCTTCGCCAATTCACCCGGTAGCAAAAGCCGAACAGCTGTCTGAATTTCCCGAGAAGTGATGGTGGACCGCTTGTTATAATGAGCGAGTCGAGATGCCTCTGCAGCAATACGCTCGAAGATGTCATTAACAAAGCTGTTCATGATGCTCATTGCCTTGCTGGAAATTCCAGTGTCAGGGTGGACTTGCTTCAGCACTTTATAGATGTAAATGGCATAGCTctccttcctcttcttcttttttttcttatcgccCTTCGAGATGTTTTTCTGGGCCTTTCCAGCTTTTTTGGCCGCCTTGCCACTAGTCTTCGGTGCCATGGTTTAATCAAACTTCCACTGCGTATATTCTGACTTAAATCCGATGGGTCTCAAATGACGACTGTACTCGGTCAAGGGTCTCCCTGCGTATTTATCACACTCTACGCCTCGCTGGCCGGCCCAATCAGGGAGCGCGGCGAGCGGTGCCGCACTCTCATTGGTCCGCGGCTGGGAGCGCCAAGAGTATATAACCTTAGCTGAAGCCAAGCTCGGCACTCACGACTCGTCAGCTGCAGTGTGCAGTACGTATCAGTTCGATCGAAGTTACCCGACTCACAGTGTCATAATGTCTGGACGCGGCAAGGGCGGTAAAGTAAAGGGAAAGGCAAAGTCTCGCTCTAGTCGAGCCGGACTTCAGTTCCCAGTTGGACGAATTCATCGATTGTTGCGCAAAGGAAATTACGCCGAGCGCGTTGGTGCTGGAGCTCCGGTCTATTTGGCTGCTGTGATGGAGTATCTGGCTGCCGAAGTATTGGAGTTGGCTGGAAATGCTGCTCGTGACAATAAGAAGACCAGGATTATTCCTCGTCATTTGCAGTTGGCCATACGCAATGATGAAGAGTTGAACAAACTGCTGTCTGGTGTAACGATCGCTCAAGGTGGCGTTTTGCCCAACATTCAAGCAGTGCTGTTACCTAAGAAAACCGAAAAGAAGGCGTAAAGCAACGATGCTGAGAACATAAACAACCGGCCCTTTTCAGGGCCACCAAATTATTCGGAAATAGCAAGCGAATGAATATTCTACTATGCACGTTACGGAGCATTTCATTGTTCcgcaattttttgaatttctttaaTACACGTATTCGCCTccatataaaattattgattttgtCGTTGATGGTTAACTATTCCTATTGATGCAGGAAAGTCCTGTTTCAATAGAAAGCAATTCAGCTCAAGATAAAATGTCCTCGAAAATCTTTTCAATATACTGTGAATTTCAACGTCCAGAACTACGGATTGCCGagaaatatacatacgtatacaatagattgattacaaatcaatcgttttctttttcagtcaCATGTTTAATAGTTGTCAGAAGAGAAAGTAAACGCCTGCTACAATACGAACACTTAATATTAATGTTTAGCGTTCCTGAGCGCAATGAAACATTTGAtgaacatgaaaaaataaattatctatttctgaatttttcagcTCAGTAACGAGGCAATGTACATAAATATCcgatacgtattttttttaggAAACTCCACATGGATAGCCATTTccgaaaaatacgaaatttgaaaaatgtcaacaTCGTTTGAATACTCGTGCTCGTCAGCGATGTAGATACTGATATTCATCGAGTTtctatgtttcttttttctatcaagTCTTAGAAACTCTTTCATCAGTTGGGTCATAACTCCTGGATCAGCGACTGAAATTCGTTTATCGAACTGACAGATAcgagaattcactgaa from Neodiprion virginianus isolate iyNeoVirg1 chromosome 3, iyNeoVirg1.1, whole genome shotgun sequence encodes the following:
- the LOC124300468 gene encoding histone H2B-like, yielding MAPKTSGKAAKKAGKAQKNISKGDKKKKKKRKESYAIYIYKVLKQVHPDTGISSKAMSIMNSFVNDIFERIAAEASRLAHYNKRSTITSREIQTAVRLLLPGELAKHAVSEGTKAVTKYTSSK
- the LOC124301020 gene encoding histone H2A; the protein is MSGRGKGGKVKGKAKSRSSRAGLQFPVGRIHRLLRKGNYAERVGAGAPVYLAAVMEYLAAEVLELAGNAARDNKKTRIIPRHLQLAIRNDEELNKLLSGVTIAQGGVLPNIQAVLLPKKTEKKA
- the LOC124300467 gene encoding 40S ribosomal protein S12 codes for the protein MSDVETDDIPSGVAAGGPMDVNTALQEVLKNALIHDGVVHGLHEAAKALDKRQAMLCILAENCNEPMYKKLVQALCNEHQIPLIKVDNNKKLGEWAGLCKIDNAGKARKVVGCSCVVIKDFGEETPARDVLMEYLKQSSVL